A single Gadus macrocephalus chromosome 22, ASM3116895v1 DNA region contains:
- the nsun2 gene encoding RNA cytosine C(5)-methyltransferase NSUN2 isoform X2, with the protein MGKRSRQRQKNQSSGVGRDNRDNGSWGAGYADIVKENQLFEDYYKELGLVPEGEFEQFMDAMREPLPATIRITGYKSHAKEILHCLKEKYFKEIQEVEIDGVKLEAPTPLSWYPDELAWQTNMSRKIIRKSPLLEKFHQFLVSETESGNISRQEAVSMIPPLLMKIESHHKILDMCAAPGSKTAQLIEMLHADMDVPFPEGFVIANDVDNKRCYLLVHQAKRLNSPCIMVINHDASIIPSLQVATDGWREPLFYDRILCDVPCSGDGTMRKNIDVWKKWTTANSLHLHGLQLRIAIRGVEQLAVGGRMVYSTCSLNPIEDEAVIAALLEKSEGALELADCSADLPGLKTMPGVSSWKLMTKEGQWFNDFSEVPSSRHTQIRPTMFPHTDKDKLASFHLDRCMRVLPHHQNTGGFFLAALVKTAPMPWNKRAPKARKEPSAAPAPVPAEAAPPTEEVPPVGGEDAPQGDQPAPAREAACGPPPHKRKKMFGFKEDPFVFLSEDDPVLAPIQSFYDLSPNFPKLNVLTRSHEGKKRHLYMVSKELRNVMLNNSERMKVINTGVKVWSRNSDGEQFGCAFRLAQEGIYTLYPYIRSRMVTVSVEDIKVLLTQENPFLSKLQSKAHAQAKSLGMGSIVLRYQPNPEEPLEPQCPIELCGWRGKTSIRAFVPRNERFHYLRMLGVEVFRDKSGQGGARREGGEEPREGGEEPREGGEEPREGGEEVESKETKETKEDTEMASGDIVGDSEGKMESDQP; encoded by the exons AGCTGGGGAGCCGGCTATGCTGATATCGTTAAGGAGAACCAACTCTTTGAAGACTACTACAAGGAGCTGGGTTTGGTGCCGGAAGGGGAGTTTGAACAGTTTATGGATGCCATGAGGGAACCTTTGCCTGCAACCATTCGCATCACTGGATACAAGAG CCATGCCAAAGAGATTCTTCATTGTCTCAAGGAGAAGTACTTCAAGGAGATCCAGGAGGTGGAGATTGATGGTGTGAAGCTGGAGGCTCCCACGCCTCTCAGCTG GTACCCAGACGAGCTGGCATGGCAAACCAACATGAGCAGGAAGATCATCAGGAAGTCTCCACTGCTGGAGAAGTTTCACCAGTTTCTGGTCAGCGAGACGGAGTCG GGTAACATCAGTCGTCAGGAAGCGGTCAGCATGATTCCTCCTCTCCTGATGAAAATCGAATCACACCACAAG ATCCTGGACATGTGTGCCGCCCCAGGCTCCAAGACCGCCCAGCTGATCGAGATGCTGCACGCCGACATGGACGTGCCTTTCCCAG aggGCTTTGTGATCGCCAACGACGTGGACAACAAGCGTTGCTACCTGCTGGTGCACCAGGCCAAGCGCCTCAACAGCCCCTGCATCATGGTGATCAACCACGACGCCTCCATCATCCCGTCCCTGCAGGTGGCCACCGACGGCTGGAGGGAACCGCTCTTCTACGACCGCATCCTCTGCGACGTGCCCTGCAG CGGAGATGGCACAATGAGGAAGAACATAGACGTGTGGAAGAAGTGGACCACGGCGAACAGTCTGCACCTCCACGG GCTGCAGCTGCGTATCGCGATCCGCGGCGTGGAACAACTGGCCGTGGGCGGGCGGATGGTGTACTCCACCTGCTCCCTCAACCCCATAGAGGACGAGGCGGTGATCGCCGCCCTGCTGGAGAAGAGTGAAG GAGCTCTGGAGCTGGCCGATTGTTCTGCTGACCTGCCCGGTCTCAAGACGATGCCCGGCGTCTCCAGCTGgaag cTCATGACCAAAGAGGGCCAGTGGTTCAACGACTTCTCTGAGGTCCCCTCCAGCCGCCACACCCAGATCCGCCCCACCATGTTcccgcacacagacaaagacaaacTGGCCAGCTTCCACCTGGACAGATG CATGAGGGTCCTGCCTCATCACCAGAACACGGGGGGGTTCTTCCTCGCTGCCTTGGTGAAGACGGCTCCCATGCCATGGAACAAAAGAGCCCCCAAG GCGAGGAAGGAGCCCTCCGcggcccccgcccccgtcccAGCAGAGGCCGCCCCGCCCACAGAAGAGGTCCCCCCCGTGGGAGGGGAGGACGCCCCCCAGGGGGACCAGCCCGCCCCGGCCCGGGAGGCTGCGTGTGG GCCTCCACCTCACAAGAGGAAAAAGATGTTCGGCTTCAAAGAAGATCCCTTTGTGTTCCTCAGTGAAGACGACCCGGTCCTAGCTCCTATtca gtcctTCTATGACCTGTCCCCAAACTTCCCCAAGCTCAATGTCCTGACTCGGTCCCACGAGGGAAAGAAGAGACACCTCTACATGGTGTCTAAAGAACTACGAAACGTCATGCTCAACAACAGCGAGCGCATGAAG GTGATCAACACTGGAGTGAAGGTCTGGTCCCGCAACAGCGACGGGGAGCAGTTTGGCTGTGCCTTCCGCCTGGCGCAGGAG gGCATCTACACGCTGTACCCATACATCCGCTCCAGGATGGTCACGGTCAGCGTGGAGGACATCAAGGTCCTGCTCACCCAGGAGAACCCCTTCCTCAGCAAGCTGCAGAGCAAAGCCCACGCCCAGGCCAAGAGCCTAG gcaTGGGGAGTATCGTGCTGAGGTACCAGCCCAACCCAGA GGAGCCGCTGGAGCCCCAGTGCCCCATCGAGCTGTGCGGCTGGAGGGGGAAGACATCCATCCGCGCCTTCGTCCCGCGCAACGAGCGCTTCCACTACCTGCGCATGCTGGGAGTGGAGGTGTTCCGCGACAAGTCGGGCCAGGGCGGAgcacggagggaggggggagaggagccgAGGGAGGGCGGAGAGGAGCCGAGGGAGGGCGGAGAGGAgccgagggaggggggagaggaggtggagtccAAGGAGACGAAGGAGACGAAGGAGGACACCGAGATGGCCAGTGGGGACATCGTGGGGGACTCTGAAGGGAAGATGGAATCGGACCAACCCTGA
- the nsun2 gene encoding RNA cytosine C(5)-methyltransferase NSUN2 isoform X1: MGKRSRQRQKNQSSGVGRDNRDNGSWGAGYADIVKENQLFEDYYKELGLVPEGEFEQFMDAMREPLPATIRITGYKSHAKEILHCLKEKYFKEIQEVEIDGVKLEAPTPLSWYPDELAWQTNMSRKIIRKSPLLEKFHQFLVSETESGNISRQEAVSMIPPLLMKIESHHKILDMCAAPGSKTAQLIEMLHADMDVPFPEGFVIANDVDNKRCYLLVHQAKRLNSPCIMVINHDASIIPSLQVATDGWREPLFYDRILCDVPCSGDGTMRKNIDVWKKWTTANSLHLHGLQLRIAIRGVEQLAVGGRMVYSTCSLNPIEDEAVIAALLEKSEGALELADCSADLPGLKTMPGVSSWKLMTKEGQWFNDFSEVPSSRHTQIRPTMFPHTDKDKLASFHLDRCMRVLPHHQNTGGFFLAALVKTAPMPWNKRAPKQARKEPSAAPAPVPAEAAPPTEEVPPVGGEDAPQGDQPAPAREAACGPPPHKRKKMFGFKEDPFVFLSEDDPVLAPIQSFYDLSPNFPKLNVLTRSHEGKKRHLYMVSKELRNVMLNNSERMKVINTGVKVWSRNSDGEQFGCAFRLAQEGIYTLYPYIRSRMVTVSVEDIKVLLTQENPFLSKLQSKAHAQAKSLGMGSIVLRYQPNPEEPLEPQCPIELCGWRGKTSIRAFVPRNERFHYLRMLGVEVFRDKSGQGGARREGGEEPREGGEEPREGGEEPREGGEEVESKETKETKEDTEMASGDIVGDSEGKMESDQP, translated from the exons AGCTGGGGAGCCGGCTATGCTGATATCGTTAAGGAGAACCAACTCTTTGAAGACTACTACAAGGAGCTGGGTTTGGTGCCGGAAGGGGAGTTTGAACAGTTTATGGATGCCATGAGGGAACCTTTGCCTGCAACCATTCGCATCACTGGATACAAGAG CCATGCCAAAGAGATTCTTCATTGTCTCAAGGAGAAGTACTTCAAGGAGATCCAGGAGGTGGAGATTGATGGTGTGAAGCTGGAGGCTCCCACGCCTCTCAGCTG GTACCCAGACGAGCTGGCATGGCAAACCAACATGAGCAGGAAGATCATCAGGAAGTCTCCACTGCTGGAGAAGTTTCACCAGTTTCTGGTCAGCGAGACGGAGTCG GGTAACATCAGTCGTCAGGAAGCGGTCAGCATGATTCCTCCTCTCCTGATGAAAATCGAATCACACCACAAG ATCCTGGACATGTGTGCCGCCCCAGGCTCCAAGACCGCCCAGCTGATCGAGATGCTGCACGCCGACATGGACGTGCCTTTCCCAG aggGCTTTGTGATCGCCAACGACGTGGACAACAAGCGTTGCTACCTGCTGGTGCACCAGGCCAAGCGCCTCAACAGCCCCTGCATCATGGTGATCAACCACGACGCCTCCATCATCCCGTCCCTGCAGGTGGCCACCGACGGCTGGAGGGAACCGCTCTTCTACGACCGCATCCTCTGCGACGTGCCCTGCAG CGGAGATGGCACAATGAGGAAGAACATAGACGTGTGGAAGAAGTGGACCACGGCGAACAGTCTGCACCTCCACGG GCTGCAGCTGCGTATCGCGATCCGCGGCGTGGAACAACTGGCCGTGGGCGGGCGGATGGTGTACTCCACCTGCTCCCTCAACCCCATAGAGGACGAGGCGGTGATCGCCGCCCTGCTGGAGAAGAGTGAAG GAGCTCTGGAGCTGGCCGATTGTTCTGCTGACCTGCCCGGTCTCAAGACGATGCCCGGCGTCTCCAGCTGgaag cTCATGACCAAAGAGGGCCAGTGGTTCAACGACTTCTCTGAGGTCCCCTCCAGCCGCCACACCCAGATCCGCCCCACCATGTTcccgcacacagacaaagacaaacTGGCCAGCTTCCACCTGGACAGATG CATGAGGGTCCTGCCTCATCACCAGAACACGGGGGGGTTCTTCCTCGCTGCCTTGGTGAAGACGGCTCCCATGCCATGGAACAAAAGAGCCCCCAAG CAGGCGAGGAAGGAGCCCTCCGcggcccccgcccccgtcccAGCAGAGGCCGCCCCGCCCACAGAAGAGGTCCCCCCCGTGGGAGGGGAGGACGCCCCCCAGGGGGACCAGCCCGCCCCGGCCCGGGAGGCTGCGTGTGG GCCTCCACCTCACAAGAGGAAAAAGATGTTCGGCTTCAAAGAAGATCCCTTTGTGTTCCTCAGTGAAGACGACCCGGTCCTAGCTCCTATtca gtcctTCTATGACCTGTCCCCAAACTTCCCCAAGCTCAATGTCCTGACTCGGTCCCACGAGGGAAAGAAGAGACACCTCTACATGGTGTCTAAAGAACTACGAAACGTCATGCTCAACAACAGCGAGCGCATGAAG GTGATCAACACTGGAGTGAAGGTCTGGTCCCGCAACAGCGACGGGGAGCAGTTTGGCTGTGCCTTCCGCCTGGCGCAGGAG gGCATCTACACGCTGTACCCATACATCCGCTCCAGGATGGTCACGGTCAGCGTGGAGGACATCAAGGTCCTGCTCACCCAGGAGAACCCCTTCCTCAGCAAGCTGCAGAGCAAAGCCCACGCCCAGGCCAAGAGCCTAG gcaTGGGGAGTATCGTGCTGAGGTACCAGCCCAACCCAGA GGAGCCGCTGGAGCCCCAGTGCCCCATCGAGCTGTGCGGCTGGAGGGGGAAGACATCCATCCGCGCCTTCGTCCCGCGCAACGAGCGCTTCCACTACCTGCGCATGCTGGGAGTGGAGGTGTTCCGCGACAAGTCGGGCCAGGGCGGAgcacggagggaggggggagaggagccgAGGGAGGGCGGAGAGGAGCCGAGGGAGGGCGGAGAGGAgccgagggaggggggagaggaggtggagtccAAGGAGACGAAGGAGACGAAGGAGGACACCGAGATGGCCAGTGGGGACATCGTGGGGGACTCTGAAGGGAAGATGGAATCGGACCAACCCTGA